The Micromonospora sp. M71_S20 genome has a window encoding:
- a CDS encoding MFS transporter, which produces MPETSLASETSPAPAPAHWKRNVALFLSGQTVSLFGSMVVQYAVMWYVTLETRSGLAIALYAVCAFAPQGVVSIFAGVLADRMNRKTLTIIADAGIAAATLVLALLMLNGITDLWVILLAVAVRSFGAGVQTPTVQAIIPQIVPADQLMRVNGMFQTISSAMALLAPAAAAAIYAGFGVVPVFFLDVITAVIGIGLLALVAVPTLDRVTEATTSYRQDLVEGMQYIWTHRIVRWLLLVFAIIFMLTVAPSFVTPLMVARTFGSEKWMLAVLEIAFSVGMLLGGALISTWLAKRSRIGLVLISTFGFAIFTVAMGLSTNLWVFYGFMFLFGFAVPLFSTPFMTLIQETVEPEKHGRVFSYVGIVMALATPIGMVVFGPLADVISVQALLIVAGLVTIAVMIVAIMVPSGQAAIAAARATSSPAAEGPAAEKPLAAQAQ; this is translated from the coding sequence GTGCCCGAGACAAGCCTTGCCTCCGAGACCAGTCCCGCGCCGGCACCCGCACACTGGAAACGCAACGTCGCACTCTTCCTGTCCGGCCAGACCGTGTCGCTGTTCGGTTCAATGGTCGTCCAGTACGCGGTTATGTGGTACGTCACGCTGGAGACCAGGTCCGGCCTGGCGATCGCGCTCTACGCCGTCTGCGCGTTCGCCCCCCAGGGTGTCGTGTCGATCTTCGCCGGGGTGCTGGCCGACCGAATGAACCGCAAGACGCTGACGATCATCGCCGACGCGGGCATCGCGGCGGCGACGCTGGTCCTGGCCCTGTTGATGTTGAACGGCATCACGGACCTGTGGGTGATCCTGCTGGCGGTCGCGGTCCGCTCGTTCGGGGCCGGGGTGCAGACACCGACGGTGCAGGCGATCATTCCGCAGATCGTGCCGGCTGACCAGCTGATGCGGGTCAACGGCATGTTCCAGACCATCAGCTCCGCGATGGCCCTGCTGGCTCCGGCGGCGGCTGCCGCCATCTACGCCGGTTTCGGAGTGGTGCCGGTCTTCTTCCTGGACGTGATCACCGCCGTGATCGGCATCGGGCTGCTGGCCCTGGTCGCGGTGCCCACCCTGGATCGGGTGACCGAGGCTACGACCAGCTACCGACAGGACCTGGTCGAGGGCATGCAGTACATCTGGACCCACCGGATCGTCCGCTGGCTGCTGCTGGTCTTCGCGATCATCTTCATGCTCACCGTCGCGCCGTCGTTCGTCACGCCGCTGATGGTGGCCCGCACCTTCGGTAGCGAAAAGTGGATGCTGGCCGTACTGGAGATCGCGTTCAGCGTAGGAATGTTGCTCGGCGGAGCGTTGATCTCCACCTGGCTGGCCAAGCGCAGCCGGATCGGACTGGTCCTGATCTCCACCTTCGGCTTCGCGATTTTCACCGTGGCGATGGGCCTCAGCACCAACCTGTGGGTCTTCTACGGCTTCATGTTCTTGTTCGGGTTCGCGGTTCCCCTGTTCTCCACCCCGTTCATGACCTTGATCCAGGAGACGGTGGAGCCGGAGAAGCACGGCCGGGTGTTCAGCTACGTCGGCATCGTGATGGCCCTGGCCACCCCGATCGGCATGGTGGTGTTCGGCCCGCTGGCCGACGTGATCAGCGTCCAAGCCCTGCTGATCGTGGCTGGCCTGGTCACCATCGCCGTGATGATCGTGGCGATCATGGTGCCGTCCGGACAGGCCGCGATCGCCGCCGCCCGCGCCACGTCGTCGCCGGCAGCCGAGGGCCCAGCCGCCGAGAAGCCGCTGGCCGCCCAGGCCCAGTAG